The following nucleotide sequence is from Gammaproteobacteria bacterium.
CGGTCTGTTCTAGGATATTTACCAGTTGTCGTACCCCAAGGCCCCGTCGAGTAATATCCAGCAACGTGTAGGCTACTATCTGCCCTGGTCCATGATAGGTAACCTGGCCACCGCGATCCGTTTGAATAACTGGAATGGAGCCAGGAGCGAGGAGATGTTCGCTGCGGCTGGCTTGGCCCAGGGTATACGTGGGCGGATGCTCCAATAACCAAATTTCATCGAGAGTTTGGGAAGTACGCACGGCAGTGAACTGGCGCATGGCTTCCCACGTCGGTAGATAGTCACATTTACCGAGCCTACGCACAACAGGTTCGATGAGTTCCACGTTACGTTCACAATAGGGCAGAATTTATCGACGATTATTTCGTGATTAATCCTAACGCGCGATGTACTTCGGCAAGGGTTTCACCGGCTACTTGG
It contains:
- the lipB gene encoding lipoyl(octanoyl) transferase, with product MELIEPVVRRLGKCDYLPTWEAMRQFTAVRTSQTLDEIWLLEHPPTYTLGQASRSEHLLAPGSIPVIQTDRGGQVTYHGPGQIVAYTLLDITRRGLGVRQLVNILEQTVVNLLADYGIVAHTRLDAPGVYVETAKIAFLGLRIRRGRAYHGLSLNVAMDLSPFSRINPCGYPDLPITQLSDLGGPENLMEVAAALATHLFKIGVRS